The Pyrus communis chromosome 2, drPyrComm1.1, whole genome shotgun sequence genome includes a window with the following:
- the LOC137726317 gene encoding large ribosomal subunit protein bL21m-like, with the protein MATRRRLQALTRHASALFSKSPSFHSLPPPLPVYQPLKTLTSNFSLISSSPDPTRSLTRHFSSKPRIGDVNEDNEHSEEEEDDDDDDDDDDDEEVGDSEDESAYRCSGSKREYTPEEKEAEAAGIGYQVIGPLQRSDRVFKPYEPVFAVVQVGSHQFKVSNGDCIFTEKLKFCEVNDKLVLNKVLMLGSSSQTIIGRPILPDAAVHAVVEEHALDAKVIIFKKKRRKNYRRTKGHRQELTKLRIVDVQGIEKPEPVVTEKPPKAPKAPGKKTEKVAVAA; encoded by the exons ATGGCGACCCGACGGCGCCTCCAAGCTCTGACCCGCCACGCCTCCGCCCTCTTCTCCAAAAGCCCTTCATTCCACTCCCTCCCACCTCCCCTCCCCGTCTACCAACCCCTCAAAACCCTCACCTCCAATTTCTCCCTCATTTCCTCCAGCCCCGATCCCACTCGCTCACTTACCCGCCATTTCTCGTCGAAACCCCGAATCGGCGACGTAAATGAAGACAATGAGCACAGtgaagaggaggaagacgacgacgacgacgatgacGATGACGACGATGAAGAAGTTGGGGACAGTGAGGACGAGAGTGCTTACCGATGCAGCGGTTCGAAAAGAGAGTATACTCCAGAGGAGAAAGAGGCGGAGGCCGCCGGCATTGGGTACCAAGTGATTGGGCCGCTTCAGAGGTCTGATCGGGTTTTCAAGCCATATGAGCCGGTTTTCGCGGTGGTTCAG GTTGGTTCACATCAGTTCAAGGTTAGCAACGGGGACTGCATTTTCACAGAAAAGTTGAAATTCTGCGAAGTGAATGATAAG TTAGTATTGAACAAGGTTCTCATGCTGGGCTCAAGTAGTCAGACAATAATTGGTAGGCCCATATTACCAGATGCAGCAGTTCATGCGGTTGTTGAGGAGCAC GCATTAGATGCAAAGGtaattatttttaagaaaaagaggaggaagaaTTACCGTCGAACCAAAGGACATCGCCAG GAATTGACTAAGTTGAGGATAGTTGATGTTCAAGGAATTGAGAAACCAGAGCCTGTAGTCACTGAAAAGCCTCCAAAGGCTCCAAAGGCACCTGGTAAGAAAACGGAAAAGGTTGCAGTTGCTGCTTAG
- the LOC137725299 gene encoding vesicle-fusing ATPase-like codes for MAGRFGLSSSSPAVMMTVTNTPAPDLALTNLAYCSPTDLQNFAIPGTKLNLASVGDSFVLTVSGHPSIQSGHIALNAIQRRHARVSSGDSISVSRFVPPEDFNLALLTLDLEFVKKGTKSEQVDAVALSKQLKKRFINQVMTAGQRVSFEFQGINYIFTVNQAAVEGQEKSNNGIERGMIVNDTYFIFETSNASGIKIVNQREAASSNIFRHKEFNLQTLGIGGLGAEFADIFRRAFASRVFPPHVTNKLGIKHVKGMLLYGPPGTGKTLMARQIGKMLNGKEPKIVNGPEVLSKFVGETEKNVRDLFADAENDQRARGDQSDLHVIIFDEIDAICKSRGSTRDGTGVHDSIVNQLLTKIDGVESLNNVLLIGMTNRKDLLDEALLRPGRLEVQIEISLPDENGRLQILEIHTNKMKESSFLAPDVNLQELAARTKNYSGAELEGVVKSAVSFALNRQLSLDDLTKPVDEESIKVTMDDFLHALQEIVPAFGASTDDLQRCRLNGMVDCGDRHKHIYQRAILLVEQVKLSKGSPLVTCLLEGPSGSGKSALAATVGIDSDFPYVKIVSAETMIGLHESTKCAQIVKVFEDAYKSPLSIIILDDIERLLEYVAIGPRFSNLISQTLLVLLKRLPPKGKKLLVIGTTSELGFLDSIGFCDTFSVTYNVPTLKTLDAKKVLSQLNVFADEDIDAAAEALNDMPIKKLYMLIEMAAQGDQGGSAEAIYSGKEKINITHFYDCLQDIVRY; via the exons ATGGCTGGCCGGTTCGGCTTATCCTCCTCTTCGCCAGCGGTGATGATGACCGTCACCAACACCCCGGCCCCAGATCTCGCTTTAACCAATCTCGCCTACTGCTCCCCCACCGATCTCCAGAACTTCGCCATCCCCGGCACCAAGCTCAATCTCGCTTCCGTCGGCGACTCATTCGTCCTCACCGTTT CTGGTCATCCAAGCATACAGAGCGGCCACATTGCGCTGAATGCAATCCAGCGGCGGCATGCTAGGGTTTCTAGTGGCGATTCTATCTCTGTGAGCAG ATTTGTTCCACCGGAGGATTTCAATCTGGCCCTGCTTACGCTGGATTTGGAGTTTGTGAAGAAAGGCACTAAGAGTGAACAG gttgACGCTGTTGCCCTGTCAAAGCAGCTTAAGAAAAGGTTTATCAACCAG GTCATGACGGCTGGACAAAGAGTATCATTTGAGTTTCAGGGGATCAACTACATTTTTACTGTCAATCAAGCTGCAGTAGAGGGACAAGAAAAGTCTAATAATGGTATTGAAAGAGGGATGATTGTGAATGACACATATTTCATCTTTGAAACATCAAATGCAAGTGGAATAAAG ATCGTAAATCAGCGTGAAGCTGCAAGTAGCAACATTTTCAGGCACAAGGAGTTTAATCTTCAAACGCTTGGAATTGGTGGCTTAGGTGCTGAGTTTGCAGATATATTTCGAAGAGCTTTTGCATCCCGTGTATTCCCTCCTCACGTGACAAATAA ATTAGGGATCAAGCATGTAAAGGGTATGCTGCTTTATGGGCCACCTGGTACTGGAAAAACTCTCATGGCTCGTCAAATTGGAAAGATGTTGAACGGGAAAGAACCAAAG ATTGTTAATGGCCCTGAAGTTTTGAGCAAGTTCGTTGGTGAAACTGAGAAGAATGTTAGGGATCTATTTGCCGATGCTGAGAATGATCAAAGGGCTCGCG GAGACCAGAGTGACTTGCATGTGATAATCTTTGATGAAATTGATGCTATTTGTAAG TCAAGAGGATCAACTAGAGATGGTACTGGGGTTCATGACAGTATTGTGAACCAGTTACTCACAAAG ATTGATGGTGTGGAGTCTCTCAATAATGTTTTGCTTATTGGGATGACAAACAGAAAGGATTTGCTTGATGAAGCGCTTTTGAG gccAGGACGTCTGGAAGTTCAAATTGAGATAAGCCTTCCTGATGAAAATGGTCGTCTACAGATTCTTGAAATTCATACAAACAAGATGAAGGAGAGCTCTTTTCTTGCTCCGGATGTGAATctccaagagcttg CGGCTCGAACGAAAAACTACAGTGGTGCAGAACTTGAAGGTGTTGTTAAAAGTGCAGTGTCATTTGCTCTGAATAGACAACTAAGTTTGGATGATCTTACCAAGCCAGTGGATGAAGAGAGTATTAAGGTTACTATGGATGATTTTCTACATGCACTCCAAGAAATTGTACCTGCATTTGGAGCCTCCACTGATGACCTTCAAAGATGCAG ACTTAATGGAATGGTGGATTGTGGTGATCGTCATAAGCACATTTATCAAAGAGCTATATTATTAGTGGAGCAAGTCAAATTGAGCAAAGGAAGCCCACTTGTTACATGCCTTTTGGAAGGCCCTAGTGGCAG TGGTAAATCTGCACTAGCAGCTACCGTTGGCATCGACAGTGATTTTCCTTATGTCAAGATT GTTTCGGCTGAGACAATGATTGGTCTTCATGAGAGCACCAAATGCGCACAAATTGTGAAG GTTTTTGAGGATGCATACAAATCACCGTTGAGCATCATTATCCTTGATGATATTGAAAG GTTACTGGAGTATGTTGCTATTGGTCCAAGGTTTTCCAATTTGATATCTCAAACACTGTTGGTCCTACTTAAGCGTCTCCCTCCAAAG GGGAAAAAACTTCTGGTGATTGGAACAACAAGTGAATTGGGCTTCTTAGATTCAATCGGTTTTTGTGATACCTTCTCTGTCACTTACAATGTTCCCACACTAAAGACGTTGGATGCAAAGAAG GTGCTATCACAATTGAATGTTTTTGCTGATGAAGACATCGATGCAGCAGCAGAGGCCCTGAATGAT ATGCCCATCAAGAAGCTCTACATGTTAATTGAGATGGCAGCTCAGGGCGACCAAGGAGGATCTGCCGAGGCAATCTACTCCGGAAAAGAGAAGATAAACATCACTCACTTTTACGATTGCCTTCAGGACATTGTTCGATATTAG